From the genome of Gilliamella sp. wkB7, one region includes:
- a CDS encoding oligosaccharide MFS transporter, giving the protein MNMMQNRNYWFSSGYLITFYAAWSLWWSFYAIWLKSKIGLSGEQLGIVYAANSAAAMCFMIFYGIIQDKLQIGKAVITFQSIVMILIGPFLIYVYEPLLRNDFLLGVCIGAPVLSAGFISGCALIDSFIERISRLFGFEFGPARFWGSFGYAAATFVAGILFGIDPHINFWMASGIASIYFTINLIFKPKKEFSANSETQAVIQKPTIPTMSEILSLFGMKKFWLFVFFIIGTNSFYTIYDQQLFPNFYTSFFDKPEDGYQVYGYLNSFQVFLEAACMILAPFFINKVGAKKSLLVAAMVMICRISLSATLDNVYLISLVKLFHAIETPLFILAVFKYVVGNFDERLSSTLYLVGFNISSNVGVIVLSWLVGKLFDNTGYSTTFYVLASIVLFILIIAIFTLSDDKKTKQP; this is encoded by the coding sequence ATGAATATGATGCAAAATAGAAATTATTGGTTCTCGTCAGGTTATCTTATTACCTTCTATGCCGCTTGGTCACTTTGGTGGTCTTTTTATGCTATTTGGTTAAAAAGTAAAATTGGTTTATCCGGTGAGCAACTTGGTATTGTTTATGCAGCTAACTCTGCTGCTGCTATGTGTTTTATGATTTTTTATGGCATTATTCAAGATAAATTACAGATAGGCAAAGCGGTAATTACCTTTCAAAGTATTGTTATGATACTTATTGGACCGTTTTTAATTTATGTGTATGAACCGTTACTGCGAAATGATTTTTTGTTAGGTGTCTGTATTGGTGCACCAGTGTTAAGTGCGGGTTTTATTTCTGGATGCGCTTTGATTGACTCTTTTATTGAACGAATTAGTCGATTGTTTGGTTTTGAATTTGGTCCTGCAAGATTTTGGGGATCGTTTGGTTATGCTGCTGCAACTTTTGTAGCGGGTATTTTATTTGGTATCGATCCCCATATTAACTTTTGGATGGCATCTGGCATTGCGTCTATCTATTTCACAATTAATTTAATTTTTAAACCTAAAAAAGAGTTTTCTGCGAACAGTGAAACACAAGCAGTAATACAAAAGCCAACCATCCCAACGATGAGTGAAATTCTTTCTCTATTTGGTATGAAAAAGTTTTGGTTATTTGTCTTTTTTATCATTGGTACTAATAGCTTTTATACTATTTATGATCAGCAACTCTTTCCAAATTTTTATACCAGTTTCTTTGATAAACCAGAAGATGGCTATCAAGTCTATGGTTATTTAAATTCTTTCCAGGTATTTTTAGAAGCAGCTTGTATGATTTTAGCACCTTTCTTTATTAATAAAGTAGGGGCAAAAAAATCACTATTAGTGGCGGCCATGGTGATGATTTGCCGAATTTCATTATCAGCAACCTTAGACAATGTTTATCTGATTTCGTTAGTTAAACTGTTTCATGCAATTGAAACACCACTATTTATCTTAGCTGTGTTCAAATACGTGGTAGGTAATTTTGATGAAAGATTATCATCTACTTTGTATTTAGTTGGCTTTAATATTTCATCAAATGTTGGTGTGATTGTTTTATCATGGTTAGTGGGTAAATTATTTGATAACACAGGTTATTCAACAACATTTTATGTATTGGCAAGTATTGTGTTATTTATTTTGATAATCGCAATATTTACTTTAAGTGATGATAAAAAAACCAAACAACCATAA
- a CDS encoding LacI family DNA-binding transcriptional regulator, translating to MASLKDVAKLASVSLMTVSRAINNPEKLNKQTYQRVKQAIEQLNYVPDLSARKIRGDNSGPCAIGVLALETAMTPFSVELLQAIEKTAQNHGWNTFIVNLFDDKDPDHAINTLLSYRPNGIIYTTMGLRKVDLPEKLLGKNIVLANCVTDSEKLACYIPDDYTGQYQAMQQVIQKGYKKPLCIYLSEKTLAGKTRRKGAEQAWLDAGKNLNKITSYHMPILENNIAQEYMMTIDILKQHCNNTPDFDVLICGNDRIAFVAYQYLLGQGFHIPKDVAILGYDNMVGTGELFFPPLTTVQLPHYEIGEQAALHIINGQTETEISYVASPYLERNSL from the coding sequence ATGGCTTCACTTAAGGATGTTGCAAAATTGGCATCAGTATCATTGATGACAGTTTCTCGTGCAATTAACAATCCTGAAAAATTAAATAAACAGACATATCAACGCGTCAAACAAGCCATTGAGCAACTTAATTATGTCCCTGATCTCTCAGCCAGAAAAATTCGTGGCGATAACTCAGGCCCTTGTGCTATTGGCGTTTTAGCCTTAGAAACGGCAATGACACCATTTTCAGTAGAATTATTACAAGCTATAGAAAAAACTGCCCAAAATCATGGTTGGAATACTTTTATTGTTAATTTATTTGATGATAAAGATCCTGATCATGCAATTAATACTCTTTTATCCTATCGTCCTAACGGTATTATTTACACCACGATGGGACTTAGGAAAGTTGATCTTCCAGAAAAGCTGCTTGGCAAAAATATTGTTTTGGCAAATTGTGTTACTGACAGTGAAAAGCTGGCTTGCTATATTCCTGATGACTACACAGGCCAATACCAAGCGATGCAACAAGTGATACAAAAAGGCTATAAAAAACCGTTATGCATCTATTTATCAGAAAAAACATTAGCAGGTAAAACCCGTCGTAAGGGTGCAGAACAAGCTTGGCTTGATGCAGGTAAAAATTTAAATAAAATAACAAGTTATCATATGCCGATATTGGAAAATAATATCGCCCAAGAATATATGATGACAATTGATATCTTGAAACAACATTGTAATAACACACCAGATTTTGATGTATTAATTTGTGGTAATGATCGCATTGCTTTTGTTGCTTACCAATACTTACTTGGTCAAGGTTTTCACATACCCAAAGATGTGGCTATATTAGGTTATGACAACATGGTCGGCACTGGTGAACTATTTTTCCCACCGCTTACAACGGTTCAATTACCGCATTATGAAATAGGCGAACAAGCAGCGTTGCATATCATCAATGGTCAAACAGAAACAGAAATCAGCTATGTGGCTTCGCCTTACTTAGAAAGAAATTCTTTGTAA
- a CDS encoding glycoside hydrolase family 32 protein: protein MSTAVDKANLAVKKLEKVMNKQYYPHFHLAPQSGWMNDPNGLIYFKGQYHAFYQHHPYDENWGPMHWGHAVSDDLVTWRRLPIAIAPGDDWDKNGCFSGSAVDNNGELYLIYTGHIWLAGQGNDEKISQSQCLATSQDGIHFKKYGTILVPESGIMHFRDPKVWLQDDTWWMVVGQRDTNDVGQILLYHSKDLKSWTFDHVVVSDIDPNVYMLECPDFFKLGDKWILMFSPQGMKAKGYQNRNRFQSGYIVGDWQPGKKFSIIKPFQEMDFGHDFYAPQSFLAADGRRIVFAWMDMWESSMPSKQDKWMGSFTLPRELILDSNNNVRNRPIKELAALREQPQSLSEIILNNELKNTHIQSISCELNVEFDLSQSTAERFGLQLSATKNGEQATLLYVDLQSKRIVLDRSLSGLELKGYRSVPLPKTKKLSLHVFIDASSVEVFVNDDLYSLSSRIYPKLPAERQINLFAENGSAKITQLDSWQLKSIYA, encoded by the coding sequence ATGTCTACAGCCGTTGATAAAGCTAATTTAGCTGTGAAAAAACTAGAGAAAGTGATGAACAAACAATATTATCCACATTTTCATTTAGCCCCACAATCTGGCTGGATGAATGATCCCAATGGTTTGATCTATTTTAAAGGTCAATACCACGCTTTTTACCAGCATCATCCTTATGATGAAAATTGGGGACCCATGCATTGGGGTCATGCTGTTAGCGATGATCTTGTGACATGGCGAAGGTTACCTATTGCTATCGCACCGGGTGATGATTGGGATAAAAATGGCTGTTTTTCTGGTTCGGCCGTCGACAATAATGGCGAGTTATACTTAATCTATACCGGTCATATTTGGTTAGCAGGTCAAGGTAATGATGAAAAAATTTCTCAATCTCAATGCTTAGCAACCAGTCAAGATGGGATCCATTTTAAAAAATATGGAACCATACTTGTACCAGAAAGCGGTATTATGCATTTTCGAGATCCTAAGGTTTGGCTACAGGATGATACATGGTGGATGGTTGTTGGACAACGTGATACAAATGATGTTGGACAAATTTTACTTTATCATTCAAAAGATCTTAAAAGTTGGACATTCGACCATGTTGTTGTAAGTGATATCGATCCTAATGTTTATATGCTTGAATGTCCTGACTTTTTCAAACTTGGTGATAAATGGATTCTAATGTTTTCACCACAAGGTATGAAAGCTAAAGGCTATCAGAATCGAAATCGTTTTCAATCTGGTTATATTGTTGGTGATTGGCAACCAGGTAAAAAGTTTTCAATAATTAAACCATTTCAAGAAATGGATTTTGGTCATGATTTTTATGCACCACAATCGTTTCTAGCTGCTGATGGACGACGCATTGTGTTTGCTTGGATGGATATGTGGGAATCGAGTATGCCAAGTAAACAAGATAAATGGATGGGTTCATTTACGCTTCCTCGTGAATTAATATTGGATAGCAACAATAATGTTCGTAATCGTCCAATTAAAGAGCTAGCAGCGCTGCGTGAACAACCACAGTCATTAAGTGAAATAATCCTTAATAATGAACTGAAAAATACCCATATTCAATCCATTAGTTGTGAACTCAATGTTGAGTTTGATTTATCACAAAGTACAGCAGAACGATTTGGTTTGCAGCTATCGGCAACCAAAAATGGTGAACAAGCAACATTGTTATATGTGGATTTACAATCAAAACGTATTGTTCTTGATCGTAGTCTTTCTGGGCTTGAGTTAAAAGGCTATCGTAGTGTGCCACTACCAAAAACGAAAAAACTATCATTACATGTTTTTATTGATGCATCATCGGTTGAAGTATTTGTTAATGATGATTTGTATAGTCTTTCTAGTCGTATCTATCCTAAATTACCAGCAGAACGTCAAATAAATTTATTTGCAGAAAATGGTAGTGCCAAAATTACTCAACTTGACAGTTGGCAACTAAAATCTATTTATGCTTAA
- a CDS encoding aminoimidazole riboside kinase, with product MNNTKVWSLGDAVIDLLPFGDMNYQACAGGAPANVAIGVSKLGLPSAFIGRVGNDPFGHFMEKTFREYKVDCQSLEKDDHHRTSTVVVDLGHNGERSFTFLVSPSADQFLSEQAIPSFNQDILHFCSLALVGHTCRKTLKTAIENLTAKNGLISFDVNLREQMWENKDEMRTTITQFCHDADILKLSDEELFWLTESNDWHIALNKLQQHYNAPLKLVTKGKDGSIVLWQGKIFSFDSYHVNSVDTTGAGDAFVAGLLSSIASSGMPEDKLMLESMMTIASACGALATTKKGALTALPDSAFLQSFISDNPALCAKQMA from the coding sequence ATGAATAATACTAAAGTTTGGTCTCTTGGGGATGCTGTTATCGATTTGTTGCCATTTGGTGATATGAATTATCAAGCTTGCGCTGGCGGTGCACCGGCTAATGTTGCAATTGGTGTATCCAAATTAGGCCTACCTTCCGCTTTTATTGGTCGTGTGGGTAACGATCCATTTGGTCACTTTATGGAAAAGACTTTCCGTGAATATAAAGTTGATTGTCAGAGTCTTGAAAAAGATGATCATCATAGAACCAGTACTGTAGTTGTAGATTTAGGGCATAATGGTGAGCGTAGTTTTACCTTTTTAGTTTCACCGTCTGCTGACCAATTTTTATCAGAACAGGCAATTCCTAGTTTCAATCAAGACATATTACATTTTTGCTCTTTAGCGTTAGTCGGTCATACCTGTCGAAAAACATTAAAAACGGCTATCGAAAATCTTACTGCTAAAAATGGTTTAATCAGTTTTGATGTTAACCTTCGTGAACAAATGTGGGAAAATAAAGATGAAATGCGCACAACCATTACTCAATTTTGCCATGATGCCGATATCCTCAAATTATCAGACGAAGAACTTTTTTGGCTAACTGAAAGCAATGACTGGCATATTGCCTTAAATAAATTACAACAACACTATAATGCACCACTAAAACTGGTCACTAAAGGCAAGGATGGAAGCATTGTGTTATGGCAAGGTAAAATATTCTCTTTTGATTCATATCATGTTAATAGCGTTGATACAACAGGTGCGGGAGATGCTTTTGTTGCGGGTTTACTTAGTAGTATCGCTTCATCAGGTATGCCTGAAGATAAATTAATGTTAGAAAGTATGATGACCATTGCCAGTGCCTGTGGTGCCTTAGCCACCACCAAAAAAGGGGCATTAACAGCACTACCTGATAGCGCATTTTTGCAATCATTTATAAGCGATAATCCCGCTTTATGTGCTAAACAAATGGCGTAA
- a CDS encoding sugar O-acetyltransferase, with amino-acid sequence MTEKEKMLAGLLYDPCINLLAKERLYAQDICFQLNQLSPLAENQRQRLFEKLLGKTGQQFTIMPGFQCDYGYNIEIGENFFANFNCIMLDAAKISFGDNVLVAPNCGFYTSGHPIDSQTRNSGLEFAKPITIGNNVWIGGNVIVLPNVTIGDNCVIAAGSIVDRDIPSNVVAMGSPCRIHKTLKEY; translated from the coding sequence ATGACAGAAAAAGAGAAGATGTTAGCAGGTTTGTTATACGATCCTTGTATCAATTTACTTGCTAAGGAACGGCTTTATGCGCAAGATATCTGTTTTCAATTAAATCAATTATCACCATTGGCCGAAAACCAACGGCAACGTCTTTTTGAAAAACTACTAGGAAAAACAGGGCAGCAATTTACAATTATGCCAGGGTTTCAATGTGATTATGGCTATAATATCGAAATTGGCGAAAATTTTTTCGCTAATTTTAACTGCATTATGTTAGATGCAGCCAAAATTTCATTTGGTGATAATGTGCTGGTGGCACCCAATTGTGGCTTTTATACCTCAGGACATCCAATTGATAGCCAAACTCGAAACAGTGGCTTAGAATTTGCCAAGCCAATTACGATTGGCAATAATGTTTGGATTGGTGGCAATGTAATTGTATTACCTAATGTTACAATCGGTGATAACTGTGTTATTGCAGCAGGGAGCATTGTTGATCGTGACATACCAAGTAATGTGGTTGCAATGGGTAGCCCTTGCCGTATACATAAAACATTAAAAGAGTATTAA
- a CDS encoding maltose acetyltransferase domain-containing protein produces the protein MLAGLLYDPCINLLANERLYAQDICFQLNQLLYSKSALTTFLCQLF, from the coding sequence ATGTTAGCAGGCTTATTGTACGATCCTTGTATCAACTTACTTGCTAATGAACGGCTTTATGCGCAAGATATCTGTTTTCAGTTAAATCAACTTTTGTATAGCAAAAGTGCATTAACGACCTTTTTATGTCAACTATTTTAA